The following proteins are encoded in a genomic region of Cyprinus carpio isolate SPL01 unplaced genomic scaffold, ASM1834038v1 S000006655, whole genome shotgun sequence:
- the LOC122144373 gene encoding cytosolic sulfotransferase 1-like has translation MCFGPWYDHVSGWWEKKQTYSNLLYLFYEDLVEDTGREVERLCSFLGLSISIEEREKITKGVQFDTMKQNKMINHVTIPFMDFKISPFMRKGKVGDWKGHFTVAQNEQFDEVYKQKMKNTTLKFRTEI, from the exons ATGTGTTTTGGTCCTTGGTATGACCATGTCAGTGGATGGTGGGAGAAAAAACAGACATATTCTAACCTACTGTACTTGTTCTATGAGGATTTGGTCGAA GACACTGGACGTGAGGTGGAACGTTTGTGCTCATTCTTGGGTTTGTCCATTTCAATtgaagagagggaaaaaataacaaaaggggTTCAGTTTGACACCATGAAACAGAACAAGATGATCAACCATGTCACAATCCCTTTCATGGACTTCAAGATCTCTCCCTTCATGCGAAAAG GTAAAGTTGGAGACTGGAAAGGTCACTTCACTGTGGCACAAAATGAACAGTTTGATGAGGTCTACAAACAGAAGATGAAGAATACCACACTCAAGTTTCGCACTGAGATTTAA